One stretch of Alcaligenes aquatilis DNA includes these proteins:
- a CDS encoding MFS transporter: MCIGVMGTALASPLYPLYQDRWDLNASHITQLYVAYMASGLTGLLFLGRLSDMKGFMPVLRTGLILVTSGVTLSAFAWDVGSFLFSRIMIGMASSMIVTSASIGLGQFNRGGDVQRAAATTSLMLAFGFGLGPVVGGLIAQWIPNPLFSSYIPSMILGVLAIYALFQIRPIASKQPVPQKNSWRTWMPRLTLPATHLRRPYLIGCLSACCAFAMFSLFASLAPSFMAQMVPWHGPATSGFSIGIILFLSSGFQLLIRRWPAKRSVIVGLLSFTLACIALLINLWASSSLLFIVCVLLTAFGHGLCMYGGMSIVQRVSPPHQRAGLTSTYLITGYLGAILPILGLGWLADHLGLDQGLMIFCSLVATAALTVAVIAYLTPVLHKPTSA; this comes from the coding sequence ATGTGTATCGGGGTAATGGGTACGGCCTTGGCCAGCCCGCTGTATCCGCTGTACCAGGATCGCTGGGATCTGAACGCCAGCCACATCACCCAACTCTACGTGGCGTATATGGCCTCCGGCTTGACGGGCCTGCTGTTTCTGGGCCGCTTAAGCGACATGAAAGGCTTTATGCCCGTGCTGCGTACCGGCTTGATTCTGGTCACCAGCGGCGTAACCCTGTCCGCCTTTGCCTGGGATGTGGGCAGCTTTCTATTCAGCCGCATCATGATCGGGATGGCCTCCAGCATGATTGTGACCTCGGCCTCCATCGGTCTGGGGCAATTTAACCGGGGCGGGGATGTGCAACGCGCTGCGGCCACTACCTCGCTGATGCTGGCCTTTGGATTTGGCCTGGGCCCAGTGGTAGGCGGCCTGATCGCACAATGGATACCGAACCCACTGTTCTCCAGCTATATCCCCTCCATGATCCTGGGCGTACTGGCCATCTATGCCCTGTTTCAAATCCGGCCCATTGCCAGCAAACAGCCTGTTCCGCAAAAGAACAGTTGGCGCACCTGGATGCCGCGCCTGACGCTGCCCGCCACCCATTTACGACGCCCCTATCTGATTGGCTGCTTGTCTGCCTGCTGCGCCTTTGCCATGTTCAGTCTGTTTGCCTCTCTGGCACCGAGCTTCATGGCGCAAATGGTGCCTTGGCACGGCCCGGCCACCAGCGGCTTTTCCATCGGGATTATTCTGTTTCTGTCCTCGGGTTTCCAGTTACTGATCCGCCGCTGGCCGGCCAAGCGCAGCGTCATTGTGGGGCTGCTGTCCTTCACCCTGGCCTGTATCGCCTTGCTGATCAATCTGTGGGCCAGCTCCTCGCTACTGTTCATTGTGTGCGTACTGCTGACCGCCTTTGGCCACGGCCTGTGCATGTACGGCGGCATGTCCATCGTGCAACGTGTCTCCCCCCCGCACCAGCGTGCCGGCCTGACCTCCACCTACCTGATCACGGGTTACCTGGGTGCCATTTTGCCTATTTTGGGCCTGGGCTGGCTGGCCGACCACTTGGGCCTGGATCAGGGTCTGATGATCTTTTGCAGCTTGGTCGCCACTGCCGCCCTGACGGTTGCCGTCATCGCCTACCTAACGCCGGTCCTGCATAAACCGACCTCTGCGTGA
- a CDS encoding CobW family GTP-binding protein, with protein sequence MPQSAQGPIPVTLLTGFLGSGKTTLINRALQEAQMADTLVIINEFGQTALDHLLVAHSQENLVQEMGNGCVCCTIRRDLVQTLRDITWRFSRAGQRQFSRVFIETTGLADPAPIIHTLLGEPQLAGKYRLDAVVTVVDLEHASETLRREELARRQVALADLLVLSKRDCVDADREQEVSQQLAGLNQAAQRLVLDVGQSMAPYLLALGDQQGQWAAWEASSHDCLHEHYHDHHHDHGAGGALSGQARHGHAVSAISVAVPEALNAQHLSDWLDELCRWAGPRLLRLKAVLAVQGRETAQVVHAVQHRVYPFGSLSQWPWPQRQGRLVLITQDLEPAQVWQRLCQLDASVRAV encoded by the coding sequence ATGCCCCAATCTGCACAAGGCCCTATCCCGGTCACGCTGTTGACCGGCTTTCTGGGCAGTGGGAAAACGACCCTGATCAATCGCGCTTTGCAAGAAGCGCAGATGGCCGACACGCTGGTCATCATCAATGAGTTTGGGCAGACGGCGCTGGACCATCTGCTGGTGGCGCACAGCCAGGAAAATCTGGTGCAGGAGATGGGCAATGGCTGCGTGTGTTGCACCATACGGCGCGATCTGGTGCAGACCTTGCGCGATATTACCTGGCGGTTTTCCAGGGCGGGTCAGCGACAGTTTAGTCGGGTGTTCATTGAAACAACGGGGCTGGCTGATCCCGCCCCTATTATTCATACCTTGCTGGGCGAGCCTCAATTGGCGGGCAAATATCGTCTGGATGCGGTGGTCACGGTCGTTGACCTGGAGCATGCCAGCGAGACCTTGCGTCGCGAGGAGCTGGCCCGGCGGCAAGTCGCCTTAGCCGATCTATTGGTATTGAGCAAACGCGACTGCGTCGATGCCGATCGTGAGCAGGAGGTCAGCCAGCAATTGGCTGGATTGAATCAGGCCGCTCAGCGTCTGGTTTTGGATGTTGGGCAATCTATGGCGCCCTATTTGCTGGCACTGGGCGACCAGCAAGGCCAGTGGGCTGCGTGGGAGGCGTCCAGCCATGATTGTCTCCATGAGCATTATCACGACCATCATCACGACCATGGCGCCGGTGGTGCGCTGTCCGGGCAAGCGCGGCATGGGCATGCTGTCAGTGCGATCAGCGTAGCCGTGCCGGAGGCACTGAATGCGCAGCATCTGTCGGATTGGCTTGATGAGCTGTGTCGTTGGGCGGGTCCGCGCTTGTTGCGTTTGAAAGCGGTCTTGGCCGTGCAGGGCCGGGAGACGGCGCAGGTAGTGCATGCCGTGCAGCATCGGGTCTACCCGTTCGGATCCTTGTCGCAGTGGCCTTGGCCGCAACGGCAAGGGCGTCTTGTACTCATTACGCAGGATCTGGAACCAGCTCAAGTTTGGCAGCGGCTGTGTCAGTTGGATGCGTCGGTTCGTGCGGTGTGA
- a CDS encoding tripartite tricarboxylate transporter substrate binding protein BugD: MAVALNKLFVSLGAALACSVTAQAAGYPDHPINMVVPFAAGGPTDNVARALAEAMRPALGETIVVENKGGAGGSIGTSQVARAKPDGYNILLMHIGFSTAPSLYKKPGYDAINGMSPIGLVVDVPMTIIAREDFPPNNIQELVQYLKDNQDKVSLANAGIGAASHLCGTMLTEALGIELLTVPYKGTAPAIADLMGKQVDVMCDQTTNTTQQIKSGKVKVYAVTSPQRVPTLPDVPTMQESGFKDFEVGIWHGMWAPKDTPQPVVDTLVKALQTGMADKDFRSRMSTLGATVMDKEANPAALQAKVEQQVPQWAALFKKVGVEPQ; the protein is encoded by the coding sequence ATGGCTGTTGCATTAAACAAGCTGTTTGTCAGTCTGGGCGCGGCCTTGGCCTGCTCGGTCACCGCGCAGGCAGCGGGTTATCCGGACCACCCCATCAATATGGTGGTCCCTTTTGCGGCGGGCGGCCCCACGGACAACGTGGCACGCGCTCTGGCCGAAGCCATGCGCCCAGCCTTGGGTGAAACCATCGTGGTCGAAAACAAGGGCGGTGCCGGGGGCTCCATTGGCACCTCCCAGGTCGCCCGTGCCAAACCGGACGGCTACAACATACTGCTGATGCACATCGGCTTTTCCACGGCTCCTTCGCTGTACAAGAAACCCGGCTACGACGCCATCAATGGTATGTCCCCCATCGGTCTGGTGGTCGACGTTCCCATGACCATCATTGCCCGCGAGGACTTCCCGCCCAACAACATTCAGGAACTGGTGCAGTACTTGAAGGACAACCAGGACAAGGTTTCCCTGGCCAACGCCGGGATTGGCGCAGCCAGCCACCTGTGCGGCACCATGCTCACCGAAGCGCTGGGTATCGAGCTGCTGACGGTCCCCTATAAAGGCACCGCCCCGGCCATTGCGGATTTGATGGGCAAGCAGGTGGACGTCATGTGTGACCAAACCACCAATACCACCCAACAAATCAAATCCGGCAAAGTGAAGGTCTATGCCGTGACCAGCCCGCAACGCGTCCCAACCTTACCGGACGTCCCCACCATGCAGGAGTCCGGTTTCAAGGACTTTGAAGTTGGTATCTGGCACGGTATGTGGGCACCGAAGGACACCCCCCAGCCTGTCGTGGATACCTTGGTGAAAGCCTTGCAGACCGGCATGGCCGACAAGGACTTCCGAAGCCGCATGTCCACCCTGGGAGCGACGGTCATGGACAAAGAAGCCAACCCGGCCGCCTTGCAAGCCAAAGTGGAACAACAGGTTCCCCAGTGGGCCGCCTTGTTCAAGAAAGTGGGCGTAGAGCCCCAATAA
- a CDS encoding pyridoxal phosphate-dependent aminotransferase has translation MSSVQCQEEIALAQRVLGAKASATKEMTRLANQMRQQGQSVITLSQGEPDFATPEHVRQAAKEAIDRNESRYTEVAGTLALREAVVRKFERDNGLHFSPDQIQVGCGAKQALYNALQATVQDGDEVIIPTPAWVSYPEMVLLAGGQPVIVRCSAQAGFKLQADQLERAITPRTKWLMLNSPSNPSGAVYSRQELEALEQVLLRHPHVWVMADDVYEKIRYSDEPFATPAALSPHMAARTLTINGVSKAYAMTGWRVGFAAGPLHLIKAMNLVQSQATSHTSSISQAAAVAALDGPMDFLPEFVEAFRRRRDKVVAALNAMPGIECDLPMGAFYVFPSCQGVLGLRDPSGQLISTDKDLCMYFLRSVGVAVVPGSAFELPGHFRVSYASSDQELEEAMSRIAQAIARLS, from the coding sequence ATGAGCTCTGTGCAATGTCAGGAAGAGATCGCGCTGGCCCAGCGCGTATTGGGAGCCAAGGCATCGGCCACCAAAGAGATGACACGCCTGGCCAATCAAATGCGGCAACAGGGGCAGTCAGTTATTACCCTCAGCCAGGGCGAGCCGGATTTTGCGACCCCCGAGCATGTGCGTCAGGCGGCCAAAGAAGCGATTGATCGCAATGAGTCCCGCTATACCGAAGTAGCCGGCACCCTGGCTTTGCGTGAGGCTGTGGTGCGCAAATTCGAGCGCGACAATGGCCTGCACTTCAGCCCGGATCAGATCCAGGTGGGTTGCGGGGCCAAACAAGCCTTGTACAACGCCTTGCAGGCCACGGTACAGGATGGTGACGAGGTCATCATCCCTACCCCCGCCTGGGTGTCTTACCCTGAAATGGTGCTGTTGGCCGGTGGCCAACCGGTCATTGTGCGGTGCAGTGCACAGGCCGGCTTCAAGCTGCAAGCTGACCAATTGGAACGGGCCATCACCCCCCGTACCAAATGGCTGATGCTCAACTCCCCCTCCAACCCCAGTGGTGCGGTGTATTCGCGTCAGGAGCTGGAAGCACTGGAGCAAGTGCTGTTGCGTCACCCCCATGTCTGGGTGATGGCCGATGATGTGTACGAAAAAATCCGTTATAGCGACGAACCCTTTGCAACGCCGGCTGCTTTGTCGCCCCACATGGCAGCGCGCACCTTGACCATCAATGGTGTCTCCAAGGCCTATGCAATGACGGGTTGGCGAGTGGGTTTTGCAGCGGGTCCGCTGCACCTGATCAAAGCCATGAATCTGGTGCAGTCGCAAGCAACCTCACACACCAGTTCCATCAGCCAGGCGGCGGCGGTGGCCGCACTGGATGGCCCCATGGATTTTCTGCCTGAGTTTGTGGAAGCGTTCCGTCGCCGCCGCGACAAGGTGGTGGCCGCGCTCAATGCGATGCCGGGCATTGAATGTGATCTGCCTATGGGGGCGTTCTATGTGTTCCCTAGTTGCCAAGGCGTATTGGGTTTGCGGGACCCGTCAGGTCAGTTGATCAGTACGGATAAGGACTTGTGCATGTATTTCCTGCGTAGTGTTGGGGTGGCCGTTGTGCCTGGTTCGGCGTTTGAACTGCCTGGCCACTTCCGGGTGTCTTACGCCTCCAGTGACCAGGAGCTGGAAGAGGCCATGAGCCGCATTGCCCAAGCTATTGCTCGACTGAGCTGA
- a CDS encoding sulfatase-like hydrolase/transferase, which yields MDQAQHSQVSLEIKNVLFIMCDQLRADHLSCYRPGGALKTLNLDRLAAMGLRFDRAYVNSAVCGPSRASYYTGRYPLSHRVTWNRVPHPIDELYLGDYLAQSGRDCHLLGKTHHVPDPAGANARRFQVQPEAAERFWQGGFTAIERYDGHFEMGPDSEYRQYLQAQGYDSERPWEDYVIGSQDAQGQFASGWYMRNASLPARVQAQDSETAYFTQRAMDFITAKAEEPWALHLSFIKPHWPYKAPAPYHDCFGPEDACTPLRAEHERQNAHPVHAAYQQHEESQSFAQDEVWRTIKPVYMGLVQQIDDEVGRLLDMLEQQDRLKDTLIIFSSDHGDLLGDHWLGEKEYFFENAIRVPLIVVDPRTLANATRGQSSDAFVECVDVTPTILDALHLPAQEHRVEGRSLIPLLHGQSDWAREYTVASLDYAYREARQILGRGVDECRGLMLRDGEYKYMHWQGYRPQLFDLRQDPDELHDLGADPAYAAVCRRMKEGLLDWHDTLKGRASESWAAVEDRTNAHERMMNILIGRW from the coding sequence ATGGATCAGGCACAGCACAGCCAAGTGTCGTTGGAAATTAAAAATGTACTGTTCATCATGTGTGATCAGTTACGCGCCGATCATCTGTCCTGTTATCGCCCTGGTGGTGCGCTAAAGACGCTGAATCTGGATCGTTTGGCGGCGATGGGACTGCGGTTTGATCGCGCCTATGTGAACTCGGCTGTCTGCGGACCGTCACGCGCCTCGTACTACACCGGCCGCTACCCCTTGTCGCATCGGGTCACCTGGAACCGCGTCCCTCACCCCATCGACGAGCTGTATCTGGGCGATTATCTGGCCCAGTCGGGAAGGGACTGCCATCTGTTGGGCAAGACGCACCATGTACCGGACCCAGCTGGCGCCAATGCTCGACGTTTTCAGGTTCAGCCCGAGGCTGCCGAGCGTTTCTGGCAAGGTGGTTTTACCGCGATTGAGCGTTATGACGGCCACTTTGAAATGGGCCCGGATAGCGAGTATCGCCAGTATTTGCAGGCCCAGGGTTACGACAGCGAGCGTCCCTGGGAAGACTATGTGATTGGCAGCCAGGATGCTCAGGGGCAGTTTGCGTCCGGTTGGTACATGCGCAATGCCAGCCTGCCCGCACGGGTACAGGCACAGGACTCTGAAACCGCGTACTTCACCCAGCGGGCCATGGATTTCATCACGGCCAAAGCTGAAGAGCCCTGGGCCTTGCACCTGTCTTTCATTAAACCGCACTGGCCTTATAAAGCTCCGGCGCCCTACCACGACTGTTTCGGCCCGGAAGACGCCTGTACCCCCTTGCGTGCGGAACACGAGCGCCAGAATGCGCATCCGGTGCATGCGGCCTATCAGCAGCATGAAGAGTCCCAGTCTTTTGCCCAGGACGAGGTCTGGCGCACCATCAAGCCCGTGTATATGGGGCTGGTCCAGCAGATTGATGATGAAGTTGGCCGTTTGCTGGACATGCTCGAGCAGCAAGATCGCCTGAAAGACACGCTGATCATTTTTAGCTCCGATCATGGCGATTTACTGGGCGACCATTGGCTGGGCGAGAAAGAGTACTTCTTTGAAAACGCCATTCGCGTACCGCTGATCGTGGTGGACCCACGGACCTTGGCCAATGCCACACGCGGCCAAAGCAGCGATGCCTTTGTGGAGTGTGTGGATGTCACCCCCACGATTCTGGATGCCTTGCATCTGCCCGCCCAGGAACACCGGGTGGAGGGCCGCTCCCTGATTCCGCTTTTGCACGGTCAGTCGGACTGGGCACGTGAATACACCGTGGCCAGCCTGGATTATGCCTATCGGGAAGCCCGCCAGATTCTGGGTCGTGGCGTGGACGAATGCCGTGGCCTGATGTTGCGTGATGGCGAGTATAAATACATGCATTGGCAGGGTTACCGGCCACAATTGTTCGATTTGAGGCAAGACCCTGACGAGCTGCACGATCTGGGCGCAGACCCGGCGTATGCAGCGGTTTGTCGGCGTATGAAAGAAGGCCTGCTGGACTGGCACGACACCCTGAAAGGACGTGCCAGCGAGAGCTGGGCTGCGGTAGAGGATCGTACCAATGCGCACGAGCGCATGATGAATATCTTGATTGGACGATGGTAA
- a CDS encoding phosphonopyruvate hydrolase, with protein MTAMAAHNPLAARLAQDAGFGAIWGSGFELSASYAVPDANILSMGTHLEMMRAIASTVDIPLIADIDTGFGNAVNVSYVIPQYEAAGASAIVMEDKTFPKDTSLRADGRQELVRIEEFQGKIEAACAARRDPDFLIIARVEALIAGLGQEEALKRGLAYEQAGADAILIHSKQATPDQILSFVEAWTGKVPLVLVPTAYPQLTEADIAQLGKVGVVIYGNHAIRAAVGAMQAVFAQIRQDGGIQNVDASLPSVKTIIGLQGDAHMRQIEARFLR; from the coding sequence ATGACGGCAATGGCCGCTCATAACCCGTTGGCGGCTCGTCTGGCTCAGGATGCCGGTTTCGGGGCAATTTGGGGGAGCGGTTTTGAGTTGTCTGCCAGTTATGCCGTGCCCGATGCCAACATTCTGTCGATGGGAACGCACTTGGAGATGATGCGGGCGATTGCCTCGACCGTGGACATCCCTTTGATTGCCGACATTGATACTGGTTTTGGTAATGCAGTGAATGTCAGCTATGTCATACCGCAGTACGAGGCGGCGGGCGCCAGTGCCATTGTGATGGAGGATAAAACCTTTCCGAAAGACACCAGTTTGCGAGCGGATGGGCGTCAGGAGTTGGTGCGAATTGAAGAGTTCCAGGGCAAGATTGAAGCGGCTTGTGCCGCACGCCGTGATCCGGATTTTCTGATTATTGCGCGGGTAGAAGCCCTGATTGCCGGCCTGGGGCAAGAAGAGGCCCTGAAGCGTGGCCTGGCGTATGAGCAGGCGGGTGCAGATGCCATTTTGATTCACTCCAAACAGGCCACGCCAGATCAGATTCTGTCTTTTGTAGAAGCTTGGACAGGCAAGGTGCCGTTGGTGTTGGTGCCTACGGCCTACCCTCAACTGACTGAGGCCGACATTGCCCAATTGGGCAAAGTGGGCGTGGTGATTTACGGCAATCATGCGATTCGTGCGGCCGTAGGGGCCATGCAAGCGGTGTTTGCCCAGATTCGCCAGGATGGCGGCATTCAGAATGTGGATGCCAGTCTGCCCTCCGTCAAAACCATTATTGGTTTGCAAGGTGATGCCCATATGCGTCAGATCGAGGCCCGATTCCTGCGCTAG
- a CDS encoding glutathione S-transferase: MDFNVRWFNFGHPFSTVAFHEMAPTGQVPVLHTNGQTIWDSLAIAEYLAEQHPGVWPIDPIARAWARSASAEMHANFSSLRNLCPFAVALRAHHHQHDMRLQGELDRLQTLWQEGLSRFGGPFLAGERFSAVDAFYAPVVFRLQTYGLTLDKTCQSYMSRLLALPAMQHWHQMACEDTWRDPDHEAEVLHVAEVHLDLRQPT; the protein is encoded by the coding sequence ATGGATTTTAACGTGCGCTGGTTCAACTTTGGCCATCCCTTTAGCACTGTGGCCTTTCACGAAATGGCCCCGACAGGCCAGGTCCCTGTGTTGCATACCAATGGGCAAACTATTTGGGACAGCCTGGCCATTGCTGAATATCTGGCCGAACAGCACCCCGGCGTCTGGCCGATTGACCCCATTGCACGCGCCTGGGCTCGCAGCGCCAGTGCAGAGATGCACGCCAATTTTTCCTCGCTACGTAATCTGTGTCCCTTTGCCGTTGCCTTGCGGGCCCATCACCATCAGCACGATATGCGCCTGCAAGGTGAACTGGATCGCCTGCAAACCCTCTGGCAAGAAGGTTTGAGCCGTTTTGGTGGCCCCTTCCTGGCCGGCGAGCGATTCAGCGCGGTCGATGCCTTTTACGCCCCCGTGGTATTTCGCTTGCAAACCTATGGTCTGACGCTGGACAAGACGTGCCAAAGCTACATGAGTCGCTTATTGGCACTGCCTGCCATGCAACACTGGCATCAAATGGCCTGTGAGGACACCTGGCGCGACCCGGACCACGAGGCCGAAGTCTTGCATGTGGCTGAGGTACATCTGGATTTGCGCCAGCCAACCTAG
- a CDS encoding zinc-dependent alcohol dehydrogenase family protein: MKAMVYYGENDIRFEEREKPDLQAPTDAIIRMVKTTICGTDLGIWKGKNPEIRRVAEEKTGSFNGRILGHEGVGIIEQVGSAVKNVKVGDKVIVSCVSRCGTCENCQKQLYAHCRNDGGWILGYMIDGTQAEYVRTPFADTSLYPLPAELNEDVAVLLSDALPTAHEIGVQYGNVQPGDTIAIVGAGPVGMGCLLTAQLYSPSQIIVVDMDENRLAMAKELGATHIINSAKEDPVARIMAITDERGVDCAMEAVGVEATWNVCQQVVKEGGHLANVGVHGKSVNFSLEKLWIKNLTITTGLVNANTTGMLLKTCCSGKLPIEKLATHHFTFDQLEKAYDVFKHAADEKAMKVIVDFA, translated from the coding sequence ATGAAGGCAATGGTTTATTACGGTGAAAATGACATCCGCTTTGAAGAACGGGAGAAACCGGACCTTCAAGCACCTACCGATGCCATTATTCGCATGGTTAAAACCACAATTTGTGGTACGGATCTGGGTATTTGGAAGGGAAAAAATCCAGAAATCCGTCGTGTGGCCGAAGAAAAAACCGGCAGTTTCAATGGCCGTATTCTCGGGCACGAAGGGGTGGGCATTATTGAGCAGGTTGGCTCAGCGGTAAAAAACGTCAAAGTGGGCGATAAGGTCATTGTGTCGTGCGTGAGCCGTTGTGGTACCTGCGAGAACTGCCAAAAACAACTGTACGCGCACTGCCGCAATGACGGCGGCTGGATTTTGGGCTACATGATTGACGGTACACAGGCTGAATACGTGCGCACCCCCTTTGCCGATACGTCCCTGTACCCTTTGCCTGCCGAACTGAATGAAGATGTGGCCGTGTTGCTATCCGATGCTTTGCCCACTGCGCATGAAATTGGCGTGCAGTATGGCAATGTGCAGCCGGGTGACACCATTGCCATTGTGGGAGCCGGCCCAGTGGGTATGGGGTGCTTGTTGACCGCCCAGTTGTATTCGCCCAGCCAGATCATCGTGGTAGACATGGACGAGAACCGACTGGCTATGGCCAAAGAGCTCGGTGCCACGCACATCATTAATTCGGCCAAGGAAGACCCCGTGGCTCGTATTATGGCCATTACCGATGAGCGCGGCGTAGATTGCGCGATGGAAGCGGTGGGCGTTGAAGCGACCTGGAATGTGTGCCAGCAAGTGGTCAAGGAAGGTGGTCATTTGGCCAATGTGGGTGTGCATGGCAAATCGGTGAATTTCTCGCTAGAAAAATTGTGGATCAAAAATTTGACCATTACCACCGGTCTGGTCAATGCCAACACGACAGGCATGCTGCTCAAAACATGCTGCTCGGGCAAGTTGCCCATCGAGAAACTGGCAACCCACCACTTCACGTTTGATCAGCTTGAAAAAGCCTATGATGTGTTCAAACATGCCGCTGACGAAAAAGCAATGAAGGTGATTGTCGACTTCGCCTGA
- a CDS encoding 5'-nucleotidase, protein MAYDLEKRLVIGLASSALFDLSQSHQVFLEQGEAAYRDYQLAREHEPLKPGVAFSFIRRLLALNDLSPDDPLVEVVLLSRNDPNTGLRVMNSIRHHDLDITRAVFLQGGDPSPYIQPLSISLFLSANQEDVHRAVQQGYPAGQVLNSSYEDAYDDQPIRVAFDFDGVIADDESERVYQQEGGLPAFFEHEVRLVQKPHNPGLLQAFLLKLAHIQEVEQQRQEQDASYVPRLRIAIVTARNAPAHERVINTIRSWGIEVNEAFFLGGIEKRRVLEVLQPHIFFDDQTTHLIPTAQTLPSVHIPFGVVNHPPVKVAEPEKKKGRKQEQRKSKP, encoded by the coding sequence ATGGCGTATGACCTGGAAAAACGATTGGTCATTGGCCTGGCCTCCAGTGCCTTGTTTGATCTGAGCCAGTCTCATCAGGTCTTTCTGGAGCAAGGGGAGGCGGCCTATCGCGACTACCAGTTGGCACGCGAGCACGAACCGTTAAAGCCGGGTGTGGCCTTTTCCTTTATCCGGCGTTTGCTGGCCTTGAATGATTTGTCGCCCGACGATCCCTTGGTGGAGGTCGTGTTGCTGTCGCGTAACGATCCCAATACCGGTTTGCGGGTTATGAATTCCATCCGCCATCATGATCTGGACATTACGCGGGCGGTGTTTTTGCAAGGGGGCGACCCCAGCCCTTATATTCAGCCGCTGTCCATTAGCCTGTTTCTGTCAGCCAACCAGGAGGATGTGCACCGGGCGGTGCAGCAAGGTTATCCTGCAGGCCAAGTGTTGAATTCATCCTACGAGGATGCCTACGATGACCAGCCTATCCGGGTGGCCTTTGACTTTGACGGGGTGATCGCGGACGACGAGTCCGAGCGCGTGTATCAGCAAGAAGGCGGCCTACCGGCCTTTTTCGAGCACGAAGTGCGTTTGGTGCAAAAGCCCCATAATCCGGGCCTGTTGCAGGCGTTTTTGCTGAAATTGGCGCATATTCAGGAAGTGGAGCAGCAGCGTCAGGAGCAGGATGCCAGCTATGTGCCGCGTTTGCGGATTGCGATTGTGACAGCGCGCAATGCCCCGGCCCATGAACGCGTCATCAATACCATTCGTAGCTGGGGCATTGAGGTGAACGAGGCTTTCTTTTTGGGCGGCATTGAAAAGCGGCGGGTGCTGGAAGTCTTGCAGCCGCATATCTTCTTTGATGATCAGACCACGCACCTGATTCCGACCGCGCAGACCTTGCCCTCCGTGCATATTCCGTTTGGGGTGGTGAACCATCCGCCGGTGAAAGTGGCGGAGCCGGAGAAAAAGAAGGGTCGGAAACAGGAGCAGCGGAAATCAAAGCCGTAG
- a CDS encoding IclR family transcriptional regulator, translating into MNSLRRMLQILDLYGAHTPVLDVETICTRLGYPPATTYRYLKELCNSGLLIRSPEGYAPGPRFIEMDLLIREFDPLVSRCRPLLRSLVEQTGLDVLIGQQYGERILTTHQETGPGRFELLFGRGRTMDMFRSSTARIVTAYLPTRHLRRLYEKNQHIDYVQGLGKEWPVFSAHMQELRRAGYCITKEQINPGIAGISAPVFDDAKRIFGSLTLLGSLERFEAINPDALASLIQPAARAVSRALAQV; encoded by the coding sequence ATGAATAGTCTACGACGCATGCTGCAAATTCTGGACTTGTACGGTGCACATACGCCGGTGCTGGATGTGGAGACCATCTGCACCCGCCTGGGCTACCCTCCCGCCACCACCTATCGCTATCTGAAAGAGCTGTGCAATAGCGGCCTGTTGATTCGCAGCCCAGAAGGCTACGCCCCTGGGCCACGGTTTATAGAAATGGATTTGCTGATCCGCGAATTTGATCCGCTGGTCAGCCGCTGTCGCCCCCTGTTGCGCTCGCTGGTCGAGCAAACCGGGCTGGACGTACTGATCGGCCAGCAATACGGCGAACGCATCTTGACCACCCATCAGGAAACCGGGCCGGGGCGTTTCGAGCTGCTGTTTGGCCGTGGCCGAACCATGGACATGTTCCGCAGTTCCACGGCGCGTATCGTTACCGCTTATCTGCCCACCCGCCACCTGCGTCGTCTGTACGAGAAAAATCAACATATTGACTATGTGCAAGGCCTGGGCAAGGAATGGCCGGTTTTTTCGGCCCATATGCAGGAGCTGCGCCGCGCGGGCTATTGCATTACCAAGGAGCAGATCAATCCGGGTATCGCCGGGATTTCCGCGCCTGTGTTTGACGATGCCAAACGAATCTTCGGCAGCCTGACCTTGCTGGGAAGCCTGGAGCGCTTTGAGGCCATCAATCCCGACGCCCTGGCCAGCCTGATTCAACCCGCTGCACGCGCTGTTAGCCGCGCTCTGGCCCAAGTCTGA